A region of the Apium graveolens cultivar Ventura chromosome 6, ASM990537v1, whole genome shotgun sequence genome:
TAATTAACAGTTTATATTGGAATCGAAGAATGTCACTAGGCTATAAATATGTTTTAATTATAGAAAAATGATGTATGGATTGATGCAGTGGCCGGGATCGTACTGTGATTCGAAACAAAGCTGTTGTTATCCAAGTACAGGGAAGCCGGCGTCAGATTTTGGGGTTCATGGATTATGGCCTAATTACAAGGACGGCTCTTACCCCTCCAACTGTGATCCCGATGCCCCCTTCGATCCCTCCAAGGTACTACTTATTCTAAGTTCTAACACTCTTTATAGAATCTTACTTATCACCTTGTCGTGTACGACAAAGGAGAATGCTAGAGCTTCTAAATattgttataatttttttttccaaatgctttataaatgttaattttCCTCGTAATAATATGTGATCCCGCGTGCATTCATATGTGCTCATAAATTAAATTTCGACATGTGTTGTGTCATGTCACGTCATTTTGTAACAATTTTGGTACACGTTTTGGGTTATCTAGCATTATTTGTACGGGAAATGACAGAATTCCCAAAACATTCCTAAAATCGTTTTCAAATTCTTAGTTGACATGAGTTTATTGATGTATATTTTAAAAATGAAGAGCATCATATGTAAATAAATGCGCTCCACGAATTAAAACACGACGTTTGACAATCAGGGATAATTTTGGGATACCAAACATTGCTCCTATAATATTTCTACCCATATTTATATATGCATGACCGTCTCAACTATTCCGCTAAAATGGTAGATTCGTTTCAACAAAATGTAGCTTTAGATGCAAACACCTAACTATTACAAAGGGACGGTTACTTGATTTGGTCCTAAACAGggataattaaatatttataaaaaaattgattaACAATTTATTTATAGATCTCGGACCTGAGGAGCAATATGCAAAAAGAGTGGCCAACACTTGCATGCCCAAGTGGTAATGGCTTGGAGTTTTGGGGTCACGAATGGACTAAACATGGAACATGCTCAGAGTCTGTTCTAGATCAGCACGACTACTTCGCAACGACGCTCAGTCTGAAGAACCAGGTAAACCTTCTGCAAACCCTTGAGAATGCAGGAATACATCCAGATGGTGGATCCTACAGCTTACAAAGCATAAAGAGTGCTATAGAGCAAGGAACTGGCTTTACCCCATTTATAGAATGCAATGTCGATAGTTCTGGCAATAGTCAGTTGTACCAAGTTTATATGTGTGTTGACACTTCTGGCTCTAACCTCATTGCCTGTCCAGTATTTCCTCATGGGAAATGTGGCTCACAGATTGAGTTTCCAACTTTTTAAACTTGTAACTTTCATTGTTTTAAATTTGGGATTTCATTGTTATTTGGATATTCAATCAATACAACTTTTAGTTTATGCCAAGTTAAAAGCTAATTCACTTTGATGCAAGTTGTATCTAAAATCTACTTACTGTCTTTCATCAGAGAGTGTTACCCTGAAACAAAACTataaagaaaggaaaaggaaagtaatGTATTAAGGCTAATCACATCTGCAAGTGAGCATTCGGCGTTGAGCCAACACTTACATGCCCAAGTGAAAATGGCTTGGAATTTTGGGGTTACAATTTACAAATGGACTAAACATGGAATACACTCCATATCCTTTTTAGATTAACACAACTACTTTGCATTGACACCAAAAATGCAGCTTCTGCAAAGCCTTGAAACTACAGTAATACATCCAGATGGTGGACTCTGCAGCTTAGATAGCAGAAAGAGTGCTATAAACTAGGAACTGGCTATAGTACTCCATATACAGACTAAAGTGTTTACCCATCTGGCAAAGTCAATCACTCAACCATACCACAGTCCACGAGGGTTTGTTAGTAAAACCAGTCCCGGCAATTATAATCTCCTAGTATTTTTAATGCATGAATTTGCTAATAAGGTGCTGGACTGGGAATAAACCATGAATGTGATTAAAGATTCAGATAATACATATAGATTCCTGTTAACCCGTGTTCACATATTCAGAAATATTCCAGCTCCTAGAAACTGCAAATGTAACTTTTACATATAGCTGGGTTTTACACATGTTTACATTTTAATATGAACACAACTGAATAGAACTAGATACAGACCTACTCAGGCAAGAATCCATGACGTGAAATCGCAATCTCAAAGGCTTCCATCTTTGCACCACGGACGAATCCATTACGATCATAAGAAGATATTTCATTGATGTTAAGATCAATACAAACCTTGACAAGCTCTTCACCAATTCGTTTTGCAGCTTCCTGAGATTATGAAATGTGAAAAATGCTAATCTAAACAGCAGTTCAATATCAAGAAACTCAACCACAAGATTTGTCCAAGTGATAAGTAGACAAAAAATCTCAGTTCTTTAAAGTAAGCACCTTCTAAAAGATATGATCTACTCTCTTGTCATCAATTTATGTAGAATGTGTACTTACAACAGTGCTACAGGCGGGATCTTCACGCATTGCTTTCTGCAGAGTACTGCCATAAAACAAATTTTTCTTGTTATGATCATCAACCAGCATAGCATATAACTGCTTATCGGAGCAGAACACTGAAAGTCTTGGTCTTGTAGGCGTGCCATTAAACTGCTCAAACCAAAAAAAGCCACCATTCGTAAACTAAGCAGTAGTAAAGATAAGCTCCCGACCAAAACAATAAATCAGACAATGAAGTACAATCGACAAATCAAGCTAAAAAGGATTACCAGTACAACCTAAAGTTAAAATTATCTCGAATTCAGCAATAAGCACCAACAAATTTAAAGTTTCAAAAAACTATGTCAAAACAAGAACTCTGTGCCATGATATCATTTTAAGTTATAACTCCACAATTCATATGGTTGAACATACACATGCAGATCACTAGAGATGTCTTCATGTTGTTTGCACTGAGGAAAAAATGGATGAGAAAAGAATAAGTACCTTTTTCCTCATTCGTCTATTGCGTATTTTAGGACTTTCAGTTCGAGTATTGTTCCTTGCCTCAATCTTCATCGGCTTCAAATGTACATCTAAAAGCATCATATTAGTGCCAAATTCAGTACATATATACACATTCTCCCCTAAAATAAGAATGAAATCAGAAAAAGAAACATTAAAATCATTCACTTACTAGTATGTATGGAATGAAACTTTGAAGGATATAATATACGAGTCCCGAATACATTGCAAGAATTAAATTGTAGAGCCTGAAACATCCCAAGAGCCATAACACAAAGTTCTAAGTTCTAACTGTTCCCCAGAATTCAACTTAGACAAAACGCGCGCCAAATAGTCTctgaaaaaataaaagaaaaatcaCTCTTTCAGTAATATCATCAAACAGGTAGGAGTAATTTTTTGAGCTCAAGCTTAAAACCACAAACACTATCTTACAGGAAGAAGTAATCAAAACATCAATAATTCAAGATCATGATGCATTTTAAATGATGATATAGTAATTTACGTGAAATGTTTCTTAGAGGCATTTCATCAAACAGTTCATGGGTGAAACATCGTGCCTCTGGCCAACACCAACAATGAAATAAGGTTAACATTTATAAATTCGTAGCATTTTAATTGGTATAATTGATATGAATGCAAGGAAGTCCACCACGTGCTTATGGACACATCATAGAAAAACTGATAAAATAAATAGGACCTTAGAAATAACTAGTAATACTATCCAAATAGAAGAAATAACAAAATGGCCTGAAATGCTAGAATTTTCCTCTGGGCTACTCAGAACTAGTTCGTAAACCTACAGTCGTTTTTATTGTTTGAGACAACCATCTTGACAGTTAAATTTGTCTTGCCCATATCCAAACTCTCTAGGATTTTTTAttgtttataaaaaaaataacaagttatgtaATATCTGAAGTTGACACAAAATAGTGAGTAAGAGCGTCTCCAAAAAGATTTCTAGTTCATTTTTTACGAATAATGGCCCTTAATCTCATTTTGAGGTGAATGGCCCAAATACTCACAAGTTGGAGAAGATGGCCTTAGGTATTAGAGACTAACGCAATAAATAAATTCGTTTATGAATTCAACACAAGAGTTACTCAGGTTTGAAGCTTACGCGCAAGTGTGGAGACGGGGGATCGAATTTCCTCTGCAccattttattttataaaaacgcataaaaacaagaataaatttaataacagatggattaataaaaagagaattatccaaattaaaacaaaaggaagcaaataaactaaaaaacatatattttggagcaataaaatttacaataaaagcatattttcagaaaaaatatcgatactcctatacagatatatgtattggatgatagaataataggaaatatacaagattcattaatagcagtaataaaaggaaacttgatatatcagaaattaaaatttataatacaacccgatttcagtatatcactaagggatgaaaataaagaaagatctttaacattatactataagttagatggaataaaaatgcaaaaaggaagtaaagttattagtatagaaactaaaatggtttatgctatgactggaaaccatcacgtaaagaaacaaacgaaattaggaataatagtaccaaagttatataatgatatattagaaaaaattgaacataaagaagaatctcaaataacaatcccagaagaaattACAATAGATTTTAGTAATAGGCAAATGATTCCAAGgcaaagaattaaaccaatattagaaggatctagattaagttttagaaaagaacaaaatcctataagattaattagatcaatgagtatgacgagtagaaagatagatttaataaaaatagatactgatagtttgaaaataaaaataataatatttgacgaaacaataacaagagactgtatagcagaaattaatacaggagctaccaaaagttttattcatataagcaaggtaaatgaagaaaattgtaagtggatagaacctcagacttacagatatgcagaaaatgatagagaaatatttattactaaatgtactaatttaaagtttaaaatattagacttggaatataatataaatataggagtaatagaatatgatagttcaagtgaattattattaggaagcgacttcttaaaaatgataaattataaaattaataataatggaataaagatagtagatcaaggaaaagaaagatttatagaaaaactatgaatatacaagaaaaattaaggaataagaaagaaaagttaaagaaaatacagagtatgttagaaagcgaaatagattcacaaataaaatacttagaatataaggaaagacaaacaaagctagaaaatgatattaagaaattagaagaacagagtaaaaatactagtaaatattggatagatgttggaaatggttggaagaagcgaatcaacaaataataaaatgtcagactcagaatttataaaaaatttatgggaagaaataatagttaaggaaaaactaaatgcaataatgagattggtagaaaaacaagataatcaagaaaatttgagacaaataataagagaagagttaacaagcttatggaataattctgaaatacctactttaaaaatgatactagacaagttaataaaattagaagaaggaaaacaaaaaattataccagaaaaagaaattacaaataagccagaactaaaagccataaatgtatggagaagagttaatgagccaatgatgatagatataagtaaaatgaaacctaatatatctgaaccaataggaaaggtattagataatttgggacaacttagtaaaaaaggaaagttctaatggaaactaaagaacaaaaagaatataacgtgataacatttttaaagaatcatggaaaagaaattttagaaagagaaaaatataagtatgaaccattaaaaaaggaaacaactagtgaaagcaaagctgagtttaagattgatacaactgtgatagaatatttaaagtcaaaattagaacaacaaaaggaagaaatagaagaaataaggatggagaataaaaaattacgattaaatactaatgaagaatggttagaaaaatataaaaaatataaaaataaatataaagaaactaaaaaggaactaaaagatgtaaaaagagatttaagacaaacaaaaaaggaattaaatgaaaaaacagaagaaaataaaaaagaaatagaaatattgaaaagacaattaaataagttaaaaggaaaaaaaaagatacaagtgaagtttctagtactgtatctacaaataataatacaagtactagtgaattggaacaagataatttaggaaaaacggtgaatataatagaagaatataacagtagttatgatgaaaattctgaaatggaaatagaaaataaaaatataatagaagctttagaaagaatgaaaaatgtaaatgcagtaataaaacaagaatcgaatagtgaccaagaagataaaaataattatactgatatagaaactgaaggaataaaaaatgaggagatggataactacccagaagaagaagtaaccgaccataatatggaagttataacaagatataggaacacgataccaaaacacataccaataggacaacataatgaatttaaagaatttataggatcaatgtcacaaggcgtaaacttgaatggatactttttagacttagataatgtatatgaagaacaagaaattagcaggagaattactgattggaatttaggaatgtatatagcattaatgaattctactcatacagatgagttagaatatacttataacttgatctcaaaaacgttaattggaaaggtagcatattggatagaatccatagaatatcagttaaaaactgaagtactaaggtatgcaacggattggaaatcaatgttacaaatatttgatatgatattaaaaagagaattcttaggagaaccttggatagtagctagagaccaagttttaatagaaagaaaaatagaaataataatgaatctaaataacatgaaatgctgtaaaattaacaagttaccagaatatactataagttttactaaattcttttatgaagctagattcttacccgaagaaggacatatatatcaacaattatattatgatcatttaccagaaccttataatactgagataactaaggaatataataagttagaacctcgtgagaacactctgggtgaaagaataagagtactaagaggatatctaatgagaaaatgtgaagaatatagggtacaacagaaggttaaaagggataaaaaactaggattaagagaaatatgtggattcactgaaagaagattagtatttggatgtgaagataaaaaaccctataggaactataagaagaggtataataagaaaaaatcatatgataagtacagaagcaaacaaaatagaaataattatccttataaatacaacagatataagagaaaaagatttaggaaatttagaaatacaccagaaaataggagaagatataaaaataagagaaagtttagaagaaaaccttttaaaaagaaagatataagtgaatgtaaatgttggaattgtaatgaaaaaggacattatgctaataaatgtcctaaactgaaagaaaagaaagtaaaatatataaatacatcacaattcataatggaaatagaacaaattaaagaagatgacaatagatggtatgaatatgaagagttttatattagtgaaactgataatgaaataaactttataaattatgaatcatctagtgaaagcaattgggaggaatggtagcaatatacatagaagcagatgtagaatataaaaaatataaattcctaaaacaaaaaatatttatagatagtggagcagatctatgtctagtaaaaaaggaagttttagtttcatatagatgggaaaaatctaatgcacatagaactagggtatcaggatttaatgaacaaaagaaggaattagatgtaatagcaaaaaacatgagaataaagctaaataaaatattattcagtttacctattgtatatcagaataagatgaagcaatctatattattaggaaataactttttagattattttaaaacacatatagtaacttcaaataccctatcattacaaactccgtgtaataagtggatagtattaaaaagaattatgccaataagtactataaatactataagaataaacaatctaaaaatagaaagaaataataatctacaagaattaactgaaaaatataataatttattaaaatccaacttcggagaaaatcctatgaggttatgggataaggaaaagatatatgctgaaataaaattattaaaccctaatgatataataagatctaaacctataaggtatagcccttcagaccaaaaagaatttgataatcaaatcaatgaattattaaaactaaaattaatacaagaaagtaaaagtccacatagtagcccggctttccttgtaagaaaacataatgaacagaaaaggggaaaagcccgtatggtaatagactatagagaattaaataagaaaactatatttgatggatatttcttaccatacaaaagaaatcttataaatagactaggaaataagaaatggtttagtaaatttgattgtaaaagtggattttggcaaataaaattaaccaaagaatcaaggtctttaacagcctttagtgctccgcaaggacattatgaatggatagtattaccctttggattaaaaaatgcgccacaaatatttcaacgaagaatggaccaaatctttaggaaattaaaagatttctgtatagtatatgtagacgatatattaatatatagtgaaactctagaagagcatataaaacatttaaagcaatttataaaaacaatagaccagcatggaatattactgtctgaaaagaaatctgaaatatttaagaataagatagaatatttaggatacaaaatagataaagaaggtatacaattacaagatcatata
Encoded here:
- the LOC141666730 gene encoding extracellular ribonuclease LE-like; translated protein: MESTKSANLMIIKLLIIQCLAFVCIAQDFDFFYFVQQWPGSYCDSKQSCCYPSTGKPASDFGVHGLWPNYKDGSYPSNCDPDAPFDPSKISDLRSNMQKEWPTLACPSGNGLEFWGHEWTKHGTCSESVLDQHDYFATTLSLKNQVNLLQTLENAGIHPDGGSYSLQSIKSAIEQGTGFTPFIECNVDSSGNSQLYQVYMCVDTSGSNLIACPVFPHGKCGSQIEFPTF
- the LOC141663928 gene encoding uncharacterized protein LOC141663928, with amino-acid sequence MALGMFQALQFNSCNVFGTRILYPSKFHSIHTNVHLKPMKIEARNNTRTESPKIRNRRMRKKFNGTPTRPRLSVFCSDKQLYAMLVDDHNKKNLFYGSTLQKAMREDPACSTVEAAKRIGEELVKVCIDLNINEISSYDRNGFVRGAKMEAFEIAISRHGFLPE